From the Mycobacteriales bacterium genome, one window contains:
- the thiD gene encoding bifunctional hydroxymethylpyrimidine kinase/phosphomethylpyrimidine kinase has translation MRIPNVLSIAGTDPSGGAGVQADLKTFSAVGGYGMAVVTALVAQNTVGVDAVHQPPAEFVTAQLDSLFADVRVDAVKIGMLGSADVVGAVVAALDRHHPPYVVLDPVMVAKSGDRLLPADAVAVLRDELLPRADLVTPNLPEAADLLSEDEVTDPASDEAVMADHVARLVKLGARRVLLKGGHLYGAASVDLFYEDGEIRRFTGPRIPTRNTHGTGCTLSSAIAALRPQRPGWGSAITDAKRYLTGALRAADRLDVGRGHGPVHHFHELWARQ, from the coding sequence ATGAGGATCCCGAACGTGCTCTCGATCGCGGGTACCGACCCCAGTGGCGGGGCCGGGGTGCAGGCCGACCTGAAGACCTTCTCGGCGGTCGGCGGCTACGGGATGGCCGTGGTCACCGCCCTGGTCGCGCAGAACACCGTCGGCGTCGACGCCGTGCACCAGCCGCCGGCGGAGTTCGTGACGGCGCAGCTGGACTCGCTGTTCGCCGACGTGCGGGTCGACGCCGTGAAGATCGGCATGCTGGGCAGCGCCGACGTCGTCGGCGCCGTCGTCGCCGCGCTCGACCGGCACCACCCCCCGTACGTCGTGCTCGATCCGGTGATGGTCGCCAAGAGCGGCGACCGACTACTCCCCGCCGACGCGGTCGCCGTGCTCCGCGACGAGTTGCTGCCGCGCGCCGACCTGGTCACGCCCAACCTGCCCGAGGCCGCCGACCTGCTCAGCGAGGACGAGGTCACCGACCCGGCCAGCGACGAGGCCGTGATGGCCGACCACGTCGCCCGCCTGGTCAAGCTCGGTGCCCGCCGGGTGCTGCTCAAGGGCGGTCACCTCTACGGCGCGGCCAGCGTCGACCTGTTCTACGAGGACGGCGAGATCCGGCGTTTCACCGGCCCGCGGATCCCCACCCGCAACACGCACGGCACCGGGTGCACGCTTTCCTCGGCCATCGCGGCGCTGCGCCCCCAGCGACCCGGGTGGGGGAGTGCCATCACCGACGCCAAGCGCTACCTCACCGGCGCGCTGCGCGCCGCCGACCGGCTCGACGTCGGGCGCGGCCACGGGCCGGTGCACCACTTCCACGAGCTCTGGGCGCGCCAATGA
- the tenA gene encoding thiaminase II: MAWSRTADLQQAILEHPFNVALAAGTLDQDRFAFYLVQDSRYLVGFAKALAAAAARLPNPVDAAFFAGSAQTALAVERSLHGEYLAGFGVSAAETAGIETSPACEAYTSYLHSVALTEPHQVLVAALLPCFWVYEHVGRTIRDKAGDLSGHPYARWIATYAHEDFAESVRRAREVADRLAAGADRELERRMGAAFTRGCEYEWLFWDSAWRLETWPTRRWRTPEDARNGMSGDDPVT; the protein is encoded by the coding sequence ATGGCCTGGTCGCGTACCGCCGACCTGCAGCAGGCGATCCTGGAGCACCCCTTCAACGTCGCGCTCGCCGCCGGCACGCTGGACCAAGACCGGTTCGCCTTCTACCTCGTGCAGGACTCCCGCTACCTGGTCGGCTTCGCGAAGGCGCTCGCGGCGGCCGCCGCCCGGCTGCCGAACCCCGTCGACGCGGCCTTCTTCGCCGGCAGCGCCCAGACCGCGCTCGCCGTGGAGCGGAGCCTGCACGGGGAGTACCTCGCCGGGTTCGGCGTGTCCGCGGCGGAGACAGCCGGTATCGAGACCTCACCGGCCTGCGAGGCCTACACGTCGTACCTGCACTCGGTCGCCCTCACCGAGCCGCACCAGGTGCTCGTCGCGGCCCTGCTGCCCTGCTTCTGGGTCTACGAGCACGTCGGTAGGACGATCCGCGACAAGGCGGGTGATCTGTCCGGCCACCCGTACGCCCGCTGGATCGCCACCTACGCGCACGAGGACTTCGCCGAGTCGGTACGGCGGGCCCGCGAGGTCGCCGACCGGCTGGCCGCCGGGGCGGACCGGGAGCTCGAGCGCCGGATGGGCGCGGCCTTCACCCGCGGGTGCGAGTACGAATGGCTATTCTGGGACTCGGCCTGGCGCCTCGAGACCTGGCCCACCCGGCGGTGGCGGACGCCTGAGGACGCCCGGAATGGGATGTCGGGCGACGATCCGGTAACCTAG
- the rplU gene encoding 50S ribosomal protein L21, producing MYAIVKTGGRQYRVAVGDEVEVNTLDGEPGSSVTLPALLLVDGGTVTADADALAAATVTAEVVGHTKGPKIKIHKFKSKTGYHKRQGHRQALTRVKVTGIESGK from the coding sequence GTGTACGCGATCGTGAAGACCGGCGGACGGCAGTACCGCGTCGCGGTCGGCGACGAGGTGGAGGTCAACACCCTCGACGGCGAGCCGGGCAGCAGCGTCACGCTGCCCGCGCTGCTGCTGGTCGATGGTGGCACCGTCACCGCCGACGCCGACGCGCTGGCAGCGGCCACCGTGACCGCCGAGGTCGTCGGCCACACCAAGGGCCCGAAGATCAAGATCCACAAGTTCAAGAGCAAGACCGGCTACCACAAGCGGCAGGGGCACCGCCAGGCGCTCACCCGCGTCAAGGTCACCGGCATCGAGAGCGGAAAGTAG
- the rpmA gene encoding 50S ribosomal protein L27, translating to MAHKKGASSSRNGRDSSAQRLGVKRFGGQEVNAGEIIVRQRGTHFHPGVGVGRGKDDTLFALSAGAVQFGLKRGRKMVNIVPAAADN from the coding sequence ATGGCACACAAGAAGGGCGCTTCGTCCTCCCGTAACGGTCGCGACTCCTCCGCGCAGCGGCTCGGCGTCAAGCGCTTCGGCGGGCAGGAAGTCAACGCCGGCGAGATCATCGTGCGGCAGCGCGGCACCCACTTCCACCCCGGTGTCGGGGTCGGGCGGGGCAAGGACGACACGCTGTTCGCCCTCTCGGCGGGCGCCGTCCAGTTCGGGTTGAAGCGCGGCCGCAAGATGGTCAACATCGTCCCGGCCGCCGCCGACAACTAA
- the obgE gene encoding GTPase ObgE — MTSFVDRVVLHVSAGNGGHGAASVHREKFKPLGGPDGGNGGDGGDVVLVVDSGVHTLLDFHHHPHQRATNGRGGQGSNRGGAAGSSLELRVPDGTVAHTPAGTVLADLVGAGTRYVLARGGKGGLGNAALANRRRKAPGFALLGEAGEQLDVVLELKSVADVGLIGFPSAGKSSLVAALSAARPKIADYPFTTLVPNLGVVTAGDTIFTAADVPGLIPGAATGRGLGLEFLRHVERCAVLVHVVDCASPESGRDPVSDVDAVEHELAQYVGDLSGDLADRPRIVALNKVDVPEARDLAELARSELEARGLPVFLISAATHEGLPALRYAMAERVNEHRSATRSEEPTRIVLRPAAVDEIGFTVVADPEIPDGFLVTGDKPRRWVQQTDFSNDEAVGYLADRLARLGVETALAEAGAHPGDAVRIDDVTFDWEPSSGADEELAPGPRGEDSRLDRSTRTRADERLAAKRARRRPDQP, encoded by the coding sequence ATGACCTCGTTCGTCGACCGCGTCGTGCTGCACGTGTCCGCCGGAAACGGCGGCCACGGTGCTGCCTCCGTGCACCGCGAGAAGTTCAAGCCGCTGGGCGGTCCGGACGGCGGTAACGGCGGCGACGGCGGCGACGTCGTCCTGGTCGTCGACTCCGGCGTCCACACGCTGCTCGACTTCCACCACCATCCGCACCAGCGGGCGACCAACGGGCGCGGCGGGCAGGGCAGCAACCGCGGTGGAGCGGCCGGCTCCTCGCTGGAGCTCCGCGTCCCGGACGGCACCGTCGCGCACACCCCCGCCGGCACGGTGCTCGCCGACCTGGTCGGCGCCGGCACCCGCTACGTCCTGGCCCGCGGCGGCAAGGGCGGCCTCGGCAACGCGGCCCTGGCCAACCGCCGGCGTAAGGCCCCCGGCTTCGCGCTGCTGGGAGAGGCCGGCGAGCAGCTCGATGTGGTCCTGGAGCTCAAGAGCGTCGCCGACGTCGGCCTGATCGGCTTCCCCAGCGCCGGGAAGTCCTCGTTGGTCGCCGCGTTGTCCGCCGCCCGGCCCAAGATCGCCGACTACCCCTTCACCACGCTGGTGCCCAACCTCGGCGTCGTGACCGCGGGGGACACGATCTTCACCGCCGCCGACGTCCCCGGGCTGATCCCCGGTGCGGCGACGGGGCGCGGCCTCGGGCTGGAGTTCCTGCGGCACGTCGAGCGCTGCGCCGTACTCGTGCACGTCGTCGACTGCGCGAGCCCGGAGTCCGGCCGCGACCCGGTGTCGGACGTCGACGCCGTGGAACACGAGCTCGCGCAGTACGTCGGCGACCTGTCCGGCGATCTGGCCGACCGGCCACGCATCGTGGCGTTGAACAAGGTCGACGTGCCCGAGGCGCGGGACCTGGCCGAGCTCGCCCGGAGCGAGCTCGAGGCGCGTGGCCTGCCGGTGTTCCTGATCAGCGCCGCGACGCACGAGGGGCTGCCGGCGCTGCGTTACGCGATGGCCGAGCGGGTCAACGAGCACCGCTCGGCGACCCGGTCGGAGGAACCGACCCGGATCGTGCTCCGCCCGGCCGCCGTCGACGAGATCGGCTTCACCGTCGTGGCCGACCCGGAGATCCCCGACGGCTTCCTGGTCACCGGCGACAAGCCCCGGCGCTGGGTGCAGCAGACCGACTTCTCCAACGACGAGGCGGTCGGCTACCTCGCCGACCGGCTCGCCCGGCTGGGGGTCGAGACGGCGCTGGCCGAGGCCGGCGCCCACCCCGGGGACGCCGTACGCATCGACGACGTCACCTTCGACTGGGAGCCCAGCAGCGGTGCCGACGAGGAGCTCGCGCCGGGGCCGCGTGGGGAGGATTCCCGGCTGGATCGGTCGACCCGGACCCGGGCCGACGAGCGGCTGGCCGCCAAGCGGGCCCGCCGTCGCCCCGACCAGCCGTGA
- the proB gene encoding glutamate 5-kinase, producing MSADAAGRRTVRDASRVVLKIGSSSLTTVEGGLDPARLDRLVDAVAARRRAGHQVVLVSSGAIAAGLAPLGLPRRPRDLATQQAAASVGQMILVERYAASFARHGLTVGQVLLTVDDLVRRAHYRNALRTLDRLLGLGVVPIINENDAVATDEIRFGDNDRLASLVSHLVTAQALVLLSDVDALYTNDPRKPDARRIPVVRSEAELADVRARRTGAGGVGTGGMASKLDAARMAGGEGITVLLASAEDVAPALAGEEVGTVFAPTGRRATSRLFWLRHATTARGALVLDAGAVAAVVRRRASLLPAGVTAVRGDFTAGEPVELLGPDDTAVARGLVGYDAGELPAMLGRSTRELDAEHRREVVHRDDLVLL from the coding sequence GTGAGCGCCGACGCCGCCGGCAGGCGAACCGTCCGCGACGCCTCCCGGGTCGTGCTCAAGATCGGGTCGTCCTCGCTGACCACGGTCGAAGGCGGCCTCGATCCGGCCCGCCTCGACCGGCTCGTCGACGCCGTTGCGGCCCGCCGCCGCGCCGGGCACCAGGTGGTGCTGGTGTCCTCGGGGGCGATCGCCGCCGGGCTGGCGCCGCTCGGGCTGCCGCGCCGCCCCCGCGACCTCGCGACCCAGCAGGCCGCCGCGAGCGTCGGCCAGATGATCCTGGTCGAGCGCTACGCCGCGTCCTTCGCCCGGCACGGCCTGACGGTCGGCCAGGTCCTCCTGACGGTCGACGATCTGGTCCGCCGGGCCCACTACCGCAATGCCCTGCGCACCCTCGACCGCCTGCTCGGGCTCGGCGTCGTGCCGATCATCAACGAGAACGACGCCGTGGCCACCGACGAGATCCGGTTCGGCGACAACGACCGGCTGGCCTCGCTCGTCTCCCATCTCGTCACGGCGCAGGCGCTCGTCCTGCTTTCCGACGTCGACGCGCTCTACACCAACGATCCGCGCAAACCCGACGCCCGCCGGATCCCCGTGGTCCGCAGCGAGGCCGAACTCGCCGACGTACGCGCTCGGCGGACCGGCGCCGGTGGCGTCGGCACCGGCGGGATGGCCAGCAAGCTCGACGCCGCACGGATGGCCGGCGGCGAGGGAATCACCGTGCTGCTCGCCTCGGCCGAAGACGTGGCGCCGGCCCTGGCCGGCGAGGAGGTCGGCACCGTCTTCGCGCCGACCGGGCGCCGGGCGACCTCCCGGCTGTTCTGGCTGCGGCACGCCACCACCGCGCGGGGGGCTCTGGTGCTCGACGCCGGAGCCGTCGCGGCCGTCGTACGCCGACGCGCCTCGCTGTTGCCGGCCGGGGTCACCGCCGTCCGCGGGGACTTCACCGCTGGTGAGCCGGTCGAATTGCTCGGGCCGGACGACACGGCCGTGGCTCGCGGACTTGTCGGCTACGACGCGGGGGAGTTGCCGGCGATGCTCGGTCGTTCCACCCGCGAA